From Salvia splendens isolate huo1 chromosome 3, SspV2, whole genome shotgun sequence, a single genomic window includes:
- the LOC121796565 gene encoding probable galacturonosyltransferase-like 3 has protein sequence MVIDLLKWRHHGFTQKLEHWMRIQKRYRIYELGSLPPFLLVFAGNVAPVEHRWNQHGLGGDNLQGLCRDLHPGPVSLLHWSGKGKPWLRLDAKRACTLDNLWSPYDLYKHEMLISDS, from the coding sequence ATGGTCATCGACCTCCTCAAATGGCGCCACCACGGATTCACTCAAAAACTCGAGCACTGGATGAGGATCCAGAAGCGCTACCGAATCTACGAGCTCGGCTCCCTCCCACCCTTCCTCCTCGTCTTCGCAGGAAACGTCGCCCCCGTGGAGCACCGCTGGAACCAGCACGGCCTAGGCGGCGACAATCTGCAGGGGCTATGCCGAGACCTCCACCCCGGTCCAGTCAGCCTGCTGCACTGGAGCGGCAAGGGGAAGCCGTGGCTAAGGCTTGACGCTAAAAGGGCTTGTACCTTGGATAATCTGTGGTCCCCATATGATTTGTACAAGCACGAGATGTTGATCTCCGATAGCTAA